Proteins encoded by one window of Microplitis mediator isolate UGA2020A chromosome 1, iyMicMedi2.1, whole genome shotgun sequence:
- the LOC130676340 gene encoding kelch-like protein 18: MSDVKMAAVSSIISRDNNIMASIAKINEDVKNEQTIYQESEIFSTGFGLFEEIRRSGKLCDVTLKVEDQSFSAHRVVLAATIPYFHAMFLNNMVESKLSEITLQGFESMALEALINYAYSGRIVLNKLNVQSIMVGASFLQLQSVRDACADFLKIHLHPNNALGISLFADRLNCTSLVEESTKYIQQYFHQVSLSDEFLVLSFTDLQELISKDDLYVVSESQVFEAVVRWIKHNVEERLIYLPKLLILVRLPLLSPEYLVDHVAKEDLIRRSHECRDLLDEAKDCHLMPERKHLLESYRFRPRVCTNIIGHIFAVGGLTKYGNSLSTVEVYDPAKGVWRKSEAMTMDRSRVGVAVHQNKLYAFGGYNGVERLATVEVYHPALKTWKIIAPMHCKRSAVGSAALNDYIYVCGGYDGVISLNTVERYCPITDKWQMLRPMNKHRSAGGVVAFDGYIYALGGHDGLSIFDSVERYDPQTGIWTTVKSMLTRRCRLGVSTLNGKLYVCGGYDGSTFLQSVEVYDPVKDTWEYIAPMNMMRSRAALVSNMGKLWAIGGYDGVSNLSAVEVYDPQTNSWSFATPMCAHEGGVGVGVIPNPYC; the protein is encoded by the exons ATGTCAGATGTCAAAATGGCAGCAGTTAGTAGTATTATAAGTAGGGACAATAATATTATGGCGTCGATAgctaaaataaatgaagacGTTAAAAATGAACAGACAATTTATCAAGAAtcagaaatattttcaacTGGATTCGGTTTATTTGAAGAAATACGAAGGTCTGGTAAACTTTGCGATGTGACACTTAAA gttGAAGATCAGAGTTTTAGTGCCCATAGAGTAGTTTTAGCAGCGACAATTCCATACTTTCATGccatgtttttaaataatatggtTGAAAGTAAATTAAGTGAAATCACACTCCAGGGATTTGAAtccat GGCTTTAGAAGCTTTAATAAATTACGCATACAGCGGCCGCATAGTATTAAACAAACTAAATGTACAAAGTATAATGGTAGGAGCGTCATTTTTACAATTGCAATCAGTCCGCGACGCCTGTGCCGACTTCCTAAAAATTCACCTGCACCCAAACAACGCACTGGGCATCAGTCTATTCGCTGACCGCCTAAACTGCACCTCATTGGTCGAAGAATCAACGAAATACATCCAGCAGTACTTCCACCAGGTCTCTCTATCCGACGAGTTCCTGGTCCTGTCATTCACTGACCTCCAGGAACTGATTTCCAAAGACGACCTGTACGTAGTGTCAGAGTCCCAGGTCTTTGAAGCAGTCGTCCGATGGATAAAACACAACGTCGAGGAGAGATTAATTTACTTACCAAAATTACTGATACTCGTAAGGCTGCCACTGCTGAGTCCTGAGTATCTGGTGGATCATGTGGCCAAGGAGGATTTAATCAGACGGTCACACGAGTGCCGAGATTTGTTGGACGAAGCTAAAGACTGTCATTTGATGCCAGAGCGCAAGCATTTGCTTGAGAGTTACAGGTTCCGTCCTAGAGTATGTACGAATATAATTGGTCATATTTTTGCCGTTGGCGGACTGACCAAGTACGGGAACTCGCTGAGTACTGTCGAGGTTTACGACCCAGCGAAAGGCGTATGGAGAAAGTCGGAGGCGATGACGATGGACAGGAGTCGGGTCGGAGTTGCTGTTCATCAGAATAAATTGTATGCCTTCGGTGGATACAATGGAGTTGAGAGACTGGCGACTGTGGAAGTTTATCATCCGGCTTTGAAGACCTGGAAAATTATTGCTCCCATGCATTGCAAGCGAAG tgcGGTTGGATCTGCGGCACTGAATGATTACATTTACGTATGCGGTGGCTACGACGGAGTGATTTCGTTAAACACCGTCGAGAGATACTGCCCAATCACAGACAAATGGCAGATGCTGCGTCCTATGAACAAACATCGGTCTGCTGGCGGCGTCGTCGCCTTCGACGGATACATTTACGCCCTGGGTGGACACGACGGTCTCTCAATATTTGATTCCGTCGAGCGCTACGACCCACAGACTGGAATTTGGACGACAGTCAAGTCAATGCTGACCCGCAGATGCCGGTTGGGAGTGTCGACGCTCAATGGCAAACTCTACGTATGCGGTGGCTATGACGGCTCGACGTTTTTACAATCCGTCGAGGTGTATGACCCAGTGAAAGACACCTGGGAATACATTGCGCCGATGAACATGATGCGGAGCCGGGCAGCTCTGGTATCGAACATGGGGAAGCTTTGGGCCATTGGTGGATACGACGGAGTCTCGAATCTGTCGGCAGTTGAAGTCTACGACCCGCAGACGAATTCCTGGTCTTTTGCAACTCCGATGTGCGCACATGAGGGTGGGGTCGGCGTTGGCGTTATTCCAAATCCGTACTGCTAG
- the LOC130676335 gene encoding uncharacterized protein LOC130676335: protein MNEYGKRLYQYLKTFAVTNSMSGDLKKLIKENMFDKPNTAGFIHVSHYLLTIYDKERFQQSVDWPILDKSGEAKYRTQVKALLPIIFAENQGFEWTPVTATHLHTAHGEKFTRLMFDLAMLAAKAFVERNSDEKILSRPTANDPLTRALFTNTAAKINQEIAEMQKDHDETTDRAKAHVEKTIAEINDNNAKIFGAKEKLSEVAGACPGDAEFKKRLLDVDDKKIIEEWKESNHARFNLLKEKVSKKKELANKFVEVDNLVKSIYGEDKKILDGNALGKVNIDNLMKYPLDPESKVALHNLYDENGDLVLKNMLIVLKAMLEHYGNKSKDEDFFTPEDLQDVKTGLDNLRAISDELNNINNRIDQLSNSLPKDEPEPEPEQHRSCFPDKSLGLDLLRSPVVSFDPNEQIDNYSEQRLALTPTDLPFKLLSTRYGKKELVGNSVEKSKPMVPKINFDDSFNLPSDKKKVPPIEKSKLKNHRIPESIMRLFTERSCNISSLPSKRADDSFSSPKVGKIKKESPATITRPLQELAEENSVEAKEKSVETQPLEEIVQHSADQLPETTKETKVKSRSNRRDSISDLLERYKKIRDPAIAKYEIQE from the exons ATGAACGAATACGGAAAAAGACTGTATcagtatttaaaaactttcgcAGTCACCAACTCAATGAGtggagatttaaaaaaactcatcAAAGAAAACATGTTCGATAAACCGAACACTGCCGGGTTCATCCACGTGTCCCATTATCTTTTGACAATTTATGATAAAGAGAGATTTCAACAGTCGGTCGACTGGCCCATATTAGACAAGTCTGGAGAAGCCAAATATCGAACTCAAGTAAAAGCTTTACTTCCAATAATATTCGCCGAGAATCAAGGGTTTGAATGGACACCGGTTACGGCCACACATTTGCATACCGCACATGGGGAAAAGTTTACGAGGCTCATGTTCGATCTTGCCATGCTCGCTGCTAAAGCTTTTGTTGAACGTAATT ctgatgaaaaaattttgagtcgtCCGACTGCCAATGACCCTCTTACCCGAGCTTTGTTTACAAACACTGCAGCTAAAATTAATCAGGAAATTGCTGAGATGCAGAAAGATCATGATGAGACAACAGACAGAGCCAAAGCTCATGTTGA AAAAACTATTGCGGaaataaatgacaataatGCTAAAATATTTGGAGCGAAAGAAAAATTGTCTGAAGTCGCAGGGGCTTGTCCTGGTGATGCTGAGTTTAAAAAACGTCTCCTAGATGTTGatgataagaaaataattgaag AATGGAAGGAGAGTAATCATGCCAGATTTAATTTGCTCAAAGAAAAAGTGTCCAAGAAAAAAGAATTAGCGAACAAATTTGTCGAGGTTGACAATTTGGTGAAAAGTATTTATGGCGAagacaaaaaaatacttgatggCAATGCTCTGGGTAAAGTGAACATCGATAACCTGATGAAGTATCCATTGGACCCCGAGTCTAAAGTCGCCTTACATAATTTGTATGACGAAAATGGCGATCTCGTTTTAAAGAACATGTTGATTGTTTTGAAAGCGATGCTGGAGCACTACGGGAATAAGTCAAAAGacgaagatttttttactcccgAGGACCTGCAGGATGTCAAGACAGGGCTGGATAACTTGCGAGCTATTTCTGATGAActgaataatattaataacagaATAGACCAGCTGTCAAATTCTTTACCGAAAGATGAACCGGAGCCGGAACCGGAACAGCACAGATCTTGTTTTCCTGATAAATCATTGGGTCTAGATCTCCTGAGATCTCCAGTTGTGAGCTTCGATCCAAATGAACAAATTGATAACTACTCCGAGCAACGTCTCGCCCTCACTCCAACAGATTTGCCTTTTAAGTTGTTGTCCACTAGGTACGGCAAGAAGGAATTAGTTGGGAATTCCGTCGAAAAGTCAAAGCCGATGGTTCCTAAAATAAACTTTGATGACTCATTCAATTTAcccagtgataaaaaaaaggtacCGCCGATTGAAAAGAGCAAACTTAAGAACCATCGGATTCCCGAAAGTATCATGCGTTTATTTACTGAACGGTCGTGTAACATCTCGAGTCTTCCAAGCAAAAGAGCTGATGACAGTTTCAGTTCTCCGAAAGtgggtaaaattaaaaaagaatctCCAGCGACTATCACTCGGCCGCTACAAGAACTTGCGGAGGAAAATTCTGTTGAGGCGAAGGAAAAATCGGTGGAAACTCAGCCTCTGGAGGAAATCGTTCAGCATTCAGCTGATCAGCTGCCAGAGACAACGAAAGAGACAAAAGTCAAAAGCAGATCAAATCGCAGGGATTCGATTTCTGATCTCTTGgagagatacaaaaaaattcgtgACCCGGCGATTGCTAAATACGAGATACAAgagtaa
- the LOC130676345 gene encoding kinesin-like protein Klp68D, translating into MSQEHLAVPSTSGVARPSRSTSRSPSPRRRPKDKFHVVFQTFKDGFEDQKNNAITKTAEGVLKYKDTPLEVDYVSTSPKDTLKFLLQNKKTNTCVILYGRSGAGKTTTLQGNKDFQGLIQGWFDGPEDCLELRALESKKKMCHDLLGNNKWNLAKFQWSELTVRKPIKIKTAIEKRETVQTALNLNSSRSIAYFELTNTRTQERVSFVDLPGSEGADAADSSSLDVSQQSLVSSTRRDYINELSSFKHHLIDYNIPLSGTPFLTVLRRRIYGEDLDTSNDNVFVIVCAQSPLTDSNTLEVGNFLRDLRAKRDPHYQRGSNRPLSPFTEARQPSRKSCLRQMDTLTAVNAKLLLEIAELRQRLEVSERKQIGEEVEAEVAAVVVAAVGKDEQTVDLVAAAEAEVEAEAEPDEEAEAEPDEEAEAEPDEEAEAEPDEEAEAEPGVELNADPEAELEPEAGPEAESEAESEAESEDVEDDDDKDSFLGVPHLLRPEFPYKDHWYVVDQPDKYHAINWEETIEQVGSAARYLCRKCNTTFERCWIKLHVWFDENHGKVVCDRCNQPYRDLNFVHNRHKSKCTGQPRQGGRPKKKKN; encoded by the exons ATGAGTCAGGAACATTTGGCAGTTCCATCAACAAGTGGTGTGGCTCGTCCATCAAGGTCAACGAGCAGGTCCCCAAGTCCACGCAGGAGACCAAAAGACA aATTCCATGTCGTCTTTCAAACTTTCAAAGACGGGTTTGAGGATCAGAAAAATAATGCGATTACAAAAACCGCAGAGGGGGTGTTAAAATACAAAGATACTCCTTTAGAGGTGGATTATGTTTCAACATCTCCCAAAGACACGCTGAAGTTCCTGCTACAGAACAAAAAAACTAATACCTGCGTCATTTTGTATGGAAGAAGTGGCGCAGGTAAAACAACGACGTTGCAAGGAAACAAGGACTTCCAAGGATTGATACAAGGATGGTTCGATGGTCCTGAAGACTGTCTAGAATtaag AGCATTggagagcaaaaaaaaaatgtgccaTGACTTGTTGGGAAATAATAAATGGAACCTAGCAAAATTCCAATGGAGTGAATTGACGGTTCGGAAgcctataaaaattaaaacggcAATAGAAAAGAGAGAAACAGTCCAGACTGCGTTGAACTTGAATTCATCGCGGAGCATCGCTTATTTTGAGCTA ACTAACACACGAACTCAGGAACGAGTTTCGTTCGTAGACTTGCCTGGTTCAGAAGGAGCGGACGCCGCAGATTCCTCCTCATTAGATGTCTCCCAGCAAAGTCTAGTCAGCTCTACTCGCCGCGATTATATCAATGAGCTTAGCTCATTTAAACACCATCTAATCGACTACAATATTCCGCTGTCTGGTACGCCATTTCTAACTGTTCTGAGACGGCGAATCTACGGGGAAGACTTGGACACATCGAATGACAATGTTTTTGTTATAGTTTGTGCTCAGTCTCCCCTTACGGATTCCAATACGCTCGAGGTCGGCAATTTCCTCCGTGACCTCCGAGCCAAACGAGACCCGCACTACCAACGGGGTTCGAACCGACCTCTTTCTCCATTTACGGAAGCACGACAGCCGAGCAGGAAGTCATGCTTAAGACAAATGGACACCTTAACTGCTGTCAATGCCAAGCTGCTTCTGGAGATTGCAGAGTTAAGGCAGCGTCTTGAAGTTTCAGAACGAAAGCAAATTGGGGAAGAGGTGGAGGCAGAAGTGGCGGCAGTGGTTGTAGCGGCGGTGGGCAAGGACGAACAGACAGTGGACCTGGTAGCTGCAGCAGAAGCAGAAGTAGAAGCGGAAGCAGAACCGGATGAAGAAGCGGAAGCAGAACCGGATGAAGAAGCGGAAGCAGAACCGGATGAAGAAGCGGAAGCAGAACCGGATGAAGAAGCGGAAGCAGAACCAGGAGTTGAACTGAACGCAGATCCGGAAGCAGAATTAGAACCAGAAGCAGGACCGGAAGCAGAATCTGAAGCAGAATCTGAAGCAGAATCGGAGGATGTGGAAGATGATGATGACAAAGACTCCTTCCTCGGGGTTCCGCATCTCTTGAGGCCCGAGTTTCCTTACAAAGACCATTGGTACGTTGTCGACCAACCGGACAAATATCACGCCATCAATTGGGAAGAAACAATTGAGCAGGTTGGCTCTGCGGCGAGATATTTGTGCCGTAAATGCAATACCACCTTCGAGAGATGCTGGATTAAACTCCATGTCTGGTTCGACGAAAATCACGGTAAGGTTGTTTGCGATCGATGCAATCAACCTTACCGTGATCTCAATTTTGTCCACAACCGGCACAAATCGAAGTGTACGGGACAACCCCGCCAGGGAGGgcgcccaaaaaaaaaaaaaaattaa
- the LOC130676355 gene encoding MOB kinase activator-like 3 — MASLSGFVEFFQKGKTFRPKKKFTHGTLRYSLYKQAQASLNSGINLRAAVKLPPGEDLNDWIAVHVVDFFNRINLIYGTISEYCDSTSCPSMSGGARFEYLWADGDKYKKPMALPAPQYISLLMDWIEAQINNESVFPVSTDVPFPKTFISLCKKILTRLFRVFVHVYIHHFDRIVAIGAEAHVNTCYKHFYYFVTEFDLINTKELEPLSEMTSKVCKDTPAQSQSHSPSTSSSASR; from the exons atggccTCGCTAAGTGGAttcgttgaattttttcaaaaaggaaaa acatttaggccgaaaaaaaaatttactcatgGGACATTAAGATATTCTTTATATAAACAAGCCCAGGCATCATTAAATTCAGGTATAAATTTACGGGCTGCTGTAAAATTACCACCTGGTGAAGATTTAAATGATTGGATTGCAGTAcacg TGGTGGATTTTTTCAAccgtataaatttaatttacggaaCAATATCTGAGTACTGCGACTCGACATCATGCCCGTCAATGAGCGGAGGTGCGAGATTTGAATATCTATGGGCGGATggtgataaatataaaaaaccaaTGGCATTGCCGGCTCCTCAGTATATAAGTCTGCTTATGGACTGGATCGAAGCGCAGATAAATAATGAGTCAGTATTTCCGGTGAGCACGGACGTGCCGTTTCCTAAAACATTTATTAGTCTGTGTAAGAAAATTCTCACGAGATTGTTCCGGGTGTTTGTTCATGTTTATATTCATCACTTTGACCGGATAGTCGCTATTGGAGCt GAAGCTCATGTTAACACATGTTACAAACATTTCTACTACTTCGTCACGGAGTTCGATTTAATAAATACCAAAGAACTTGAACCATTATCAGAAATGACATCAAAAGTTTGCAAAGACACTCCAGCACAATCGCAGTCCCACTCGCCGTCCACAAGCAGCAGTGCGTCCAGGTAG